A section of the Sedimentisphaera cyanobacteriorum genome encodes:
- a CDS encoding glycosyltransferase family 9 protein produces the protein MAKFKVYDIFRALHIDKQAKALQDGLLDSLCRFKSKIYFSRLHLTALSNSQKPSRVLIAANISGIGNCIAATPLAQAVRIAMPNAEITFMASKGDLFDSWHIPDKIIKDKTPPAELSFDYTLIPYWGDKIHPSWLYEPRCGKVLAYKNACNKWFLKPEREYDLDIARRLGYKGGLLPEYVGIKPAELVPQGRKIITLLPCSKPDQRWEGKKWPKFHELINLITEELPDYTVCIAGLESDEIEAGFDKANVLDLRGRLSLAETAFLLKNSELAVANDSGPAHISDAAGTYTIWLFGMSCIVKNHPMNKYRILKSAEKCSPCQYTGEHENCPEPRCINSISAEKVLEEIKRFLNTNH, from the coding sequence ATGGCTAAGTTCAAAGTTTACGATATATTCCGAGCTCTCCATATAGACAAGCAGGCAAAAGCCCTTCAGGACGGCCTTTTAGATTCCCTTTGCAGATTCAAATCAAAAATATACTTCAGCAGGCTGCATCTTACCGCTCTGTCCAACTCGCAAAAGCCCTCCAGAGTGCTGATAGCTGCCAACATCAGCGGCATAGGAAACTGCATCGCTGCCACCCCGCTTGCTCAAGCGGTTCGCATTGCAATGCCGAATGCCGAGATTACGTTTATGGCATCCAAAGGCGACCTCTTCGACAGCTGGCATATCCCCGACAAAATAATCAAAGATAAAACCCCGCCTGCAGAGCTGAGCTTCGACTACACCCTCATCCCGTACTGGGGGGACAAAATACACCCATCATGGCTCTATGAGCCCCGCTGCGGGAAGGTGCTTGCATATAAAAACGCCTGCAATAAATGGTTCTTGAAGCCCGAACGCGAGTATGACCTTGATATCGCACGAAGGCTTGGATACAAAGGCGGCCTCCTGCCTGAATACGTGGGAATTAAGCCCGCTGAGCTTGTTCCTCAGGGCAGAAAGATAATCACTCTTCTTCCCTGCTCAAAACCAGACCAGCGATGGGAGGGGAAAAAGTGGCCGAAATTCCACGAGCTGATAAACCTTATCACCGAAGAGCTGCCTGATTACACCGTATGTATAGCGGGGCTTGAAAGCGATGAGATCGAAGCAGGCTTCGATAAGGCGAATGTTTTAGACCTGCGCGGAAGGCTGAGCCTTGCGGAAACCGCATTCCTACTTAAAAACAGCGAGCTTGCCGTGGCCAACGACAGCGGGCCTGCCCATATCAGCGATGCCGCAGGCACATACACAATCTGGCTGTTCGGGATGTCCTGCATTGTGAAGAATCATCCGATGAACAAATACAGAATCCTCAAATCCGCAGAGAAATGCTCTCCCTGCCAATACACAGGCGAGCACGAAAACTGCCCAGAACCAAGGTGCATAAACTCAATCTCAGCAGAGAAAGTTTTAGAAGAGATCAAACGCTTCCTGAATACGAATCATTAG
- a CDS encoding polysaccharide biosynthesis protein, with product MRTRLLNIPVKLLTSHKYRKISLIVIHIIVFTLAYFVACGIFNNMKIQRDWIIDLFLPPLIIILPVKVLIFGLFRQYSSLWKYVNISDLVGICTSAFFSAAAIIGIWHTMMYTMRAPEQAIFREVPESILILDMVLTIFALSGLRVSARLNIEDSLALSSTDRKNLLIAGAGDAGEMLSREIKKFFLNKYKIIGFVDDNPDKLKSIINGFEVLGTSEQIPDICEEYEVQEIAIALPSAKHDQRRQIIRLAEKTNAVCRIIPILAEITSGSVKVSQMRKIDISDLLSRDEIKLDTQHIHSFVNNKTVIVTGAGGSIGSELCRQIAGYGPKRLVLLEQAENPLFEIEGQLQNLSEMIEVSPVIADVCDRERIFHIFEHYRPDVVFHAAAHKHVPLMESNPGESVKNNVLGTKNVADAADQHKTGNFVLISSDKAVNPSSIMGSTKRLAEMYTTSLNEKSVTNFTTVRFGNVLGSSSSVVPVFQKQIDAGGPVTVTHPEMTRYFMTIPEACLLVMQAAAMGKGGEVFLLDMGEPVKILELAKDMIKLNGYEPQIDIKIEFTGVRPGEKLFEELSVEGENMLPTNHPKVAIWKTKRIDSSRLERDIEKLKDVCTGEDEKQVVQTIREILPEYSFEAEVNKDG from the coding sequence ATGCGAACAAGGCTGCTGAATATTCCGGTAAAGCTTCTTACCTCCCATAAATACAGAAAGATCAGCCTGATTGTAATACACATTATAGTATTCACTTTGGCATATTTCGTAGCCTGCGGGATATTCAACAATATGAAAATCCAGCGAGACTGGATTATAGATCTGTTCCTCCCTCCCCTGATTATCATTCTGCCCGTAAAGGTTTTAATCTTCGGGCTCTTCCGGCAGTACAGCAGCCTCTGGAAGTATGTAAACATCTCAGACCTTGTGGGGATATGCACGTCCGCATTTTTCAGCGCAGCAGCCATCATCGGGATATGGCATACAATGATGTACACAATGCGCGCGCCTGAGCAGGCTATTTTCAGGGAAGTGCCCGAGAGCATTTTAATCCTCGATATGGTGCTTACGATTTTCGCCCTCTCGGGGCTGAGGGTGTCTGCAAGGCTGAATATTGAAGACAGTCTCGCCCTGAGCTCCACAGACAGAAAGAATCTTCTTATTGCCGGCGCAGGCGATGCAGGCGAAATGCTCTCAAGGGAGATTAAAAAATTCTTCCTGAATAAATACAAGATAATAGGCTTCGTTGACGACAACCCCGACAAGCTCAAGAGCATTATAAACGGCTTTGAGGTTCTCGGGACATCAGAACAGATCCCCGATATCTGCGAGGAATACGAGGTTCAGGAGATTGCGATTGCCCTGCCCTCTGCCAAGCACGACCAGAGGAGGCAGATTATCCGTCTTGCCGAAAAGACCAATGCAGTTTGCAGGATAATCCCGATCCTCGCTGAGATAACCTCCGGAAGCGTGAAGGTTAGCCAGATGAGGAAGATCGACATCTCCGATCTTCTCAGCAGAGATGAAATAAAGCTCGATACTCAGCATATACACAGCTTCGTAAACAATAAAACAGTAATCGTAACCGGTGCAGGCGGGTCAATAGGCTCAGAGCTTTGCAGGCAGATTGCCGGCTACGGGCCTAAGAGGCTGGTTCTTCTCGAGCAGGCTGAAAACCCGCTCTTTGAAATCGAAGGTCAGCTTCAGAACCTCTCTGAAATGATTGAGGTTAGCCCTGTGATAGCAGATGTCTGCGACAGAGAAAGAATTTTCCATATATTCGAGCATTACAGGCCGGATGTGGTTTTCCATGCTGCTGCCCATAAGCATGTACCCCTGATGGAAAGCAATCCGGGCGAGAGCGTGAAAAACAACGTTCTGGGCACGAAAAACGTTGCTGATGCAGCAGACCAGCATAAGACAGGAAACTTTGTCCTGATTAGCAGTGACAAGGCAGTTAATCCTTCCAGCATTATGGGCTCTACAAAACGCCTCGCCGAGATGTACACAACGAGCCTGAACGAAAAATCCGTTACAAATTTCACTACCGTTCGCTTCGGGAATGTCCTCGGCTCGAGCAGTTCGGTTGTGCCTGTGTTCCAAAAACAGATTGATGCCGGCGGACCTGTAACTGTTACCCATCCGGAGATGACCCGATACTTTATGACCATTCCCGAAGCTTGTCTTTTAGTAATGCAGGCAGCGGCAATGGGCAAAGGGGGCGAGGTATTCCTTCTGGATATGGGCGAGCCGGTGAAGATTTTGGAGCTTGCAAAGGATATGATAAAGCTCAACGGCTACGAGCCTCAGATTGATATAAAGATTGAGTTTACAGGCGTTCGCCCGGGTGAGAAACTCTTCGAGGAGCTGTCTGTGGAAGGCGAGAATATGCTGCCTACCAACCATCCGAAGGTGGCAATATGGAAAACAAAACGCATAGATTCATCCCGTTTGGAAAGGGATATTGAAAAGCTTAAAGATGTCTGCACAGGCGAGGATGAAAAGCAGGTGGTTCAAACGATTCGGGAAATTCTGCCTGAATACTCCTTTGAGGCCGAAGTGAACAAAGATGGCTAA
- a CDS encoding aspartate kinase has product MSIIVQKFGGTSVANSEKIRNAAKRAVAKYKQGHKVVVVASARGKQTDELVADAYELNPDPPKREMDQLLSTGEQQTVSLMAIAIQNMGYKALSFTGHQIQMITDSVHSKARIESIGSEIIHEKLDDGYIVIAAGFQGIDEKGNVTTLGRGGSDTSAVAIAAALKAKQCEIYTDVDGIYTTDPRKYSKAVKINQVSYDEMLELASLGAGVMHGRAIEFGKKYGVEIQVRSSTLDIEGTLITEEVPQMEGILVSGATVQSDLAKITIIGIPHSPGNAAKVFSALAGTKISVNDIIQTELDDNSANLSFTISKNDLADALKTIKAIKNEIQYRDLFIREDIAEVSAVGIGMRTHYGVADRMFKALAENKINIDSITTSEIRISCLVDKQQSDKALEVICDTFQLDKEPEERDM; this is encoded by the coding sequence ATGTCAATCATTGTTCAAAAATTCGGCGGCACTTCAGTTGCAAATTCTGAAAAGATCAGAAACGCAGCGAAGCGGGCTGTCGCCAAGTACAAGCAGGGGCATAAAGTAGTCGTGGTTGCCTCGGCAAGGGGCAAACAGACCGATGAGCTTGTGGCTGATGCATACGAGCTAAATCCTGACCCGCCCAAGCGGGAGATGGATCAGCTTCTCAGTACCGGCGAACAGCAGACAGTATCCCTGATGGCTATTGCAATCCAGAATATGGGTTACAAGGCTCTCAGCTTTACAGGACATCAGATCCAGATGATTACCGACAGCGTACACAGCAAGGCGAGGATAGAAAGCATCGGCTCGGAGATCATCCACGAAAAACTCGATGATGGCTATATTGTAATAGCAGCGGGTTTTCAGGGGATTGATGAGAAAGGCAATGTAACAACGCTCGGAAGAGGCGGGTCTGACACAAGCGCTGTGGCGATAGCAGCTGCTTTGAAGGCCAAGCAGTGCGAGATATACACCGACGTTGACGGGATCTACACAACAGACCCCCGCAAATACTCCAAAGCAGTGAAGATTAATCAGGTAAGCTATGATGAAATGCTCGAACTTGCAAGTCTCGGAGCGGGAGTTATGCACGGAAGAGCTATCGAATTCGGCAAGAAATACGGCGTAGAAATTCAGGTGAGAAGCAGCACTCTGGATATCGAGGGAACTTTAATTACTGAAGAGGTGCCTCAAATGGAAGGTATATTAGTATCAGGTGCAACGGTCCAGTCTGACCTTGCAAAAATTACGATAATCGGAATCCCGCACAGTCCGGGAAATGCAGCGAAGGTGTTCTCTGCCCTTGCAGGCACGAAAATCAGCGTGAACGATATTATACAGACAGAGCTTGATGACAACTCTGCAAACCTCTCGTTCACTATCTCAAAGAACGACCTTGCAGACGCATTGAAAACAATAAAAGCAATCAAAAATGAAATCCAATACAGAGATCTTTTCATAAGAGAAGACATCGCTGAGGTAAGCGCTGTGGGTATTGGAATGAGAACCCATTACGGCGTTGCAGACCGTATGTTTAAGGCGCTTGCGGAGAATAAAATCAACATCGATTCTATCACAACAAGCGAGATAAGAATAAGCTGCCTCGTAGATAAGCAGCAGTCTGACAAGGCTCTTGAGGTTATCTGCGATACTTTCCAGCTCGATAAAGAGCCGGAAGAGAGAGATATGTAA
- a CDS encoding cofactor-independent phosphoglycerate mutase has translation MNCKHLIVIPDGAADLPIDQFDGKTVLQAADIPNIDRLSQAGIQGLVQTVPEGMSPGSDVAQMSLLGYNPYEFYTGRAPIEAAAMGIELTQEDFVFRCNLVTYSDGNMADHSAGHISTNEGRQIIEELQKQLGSDKVRFYPGVSYRHLCVVKGMDFDVKTLPPHDNIGRPVKKIVPSGKNSAFLRDLMEKSRLVIDQMEINKIRTDLGENPVSSIWLWGEGKRASMESFKAKYGLKGASITAVDLVRGLSKLIGFEVINVEGATGLADTNYEGKAEAAAEALDENDIVFLHLEGPDEAGHSGDAELKKTALERIDSRIIAPLSKKLEGYDEWKILVMPDHPTPVSTRGHTAEPVPFMISGTIERPDVQGRAFSELNAAGSGLHIARGYELMEYFLKM, from the coding sequence GTGAACTGCAAACACCTTATAGTAATTCCGGATGGAGCGGCAGACCTTCCCATAGACCAGTTCGACGGAAAAACGGTGCTTCAGGCCGCTGATATTCCGAATATAGACAGGCTTTCTCAAGCGGGAATTCAGGGGCTGGTTCAAACTGTCCCTGAGGGTATGTCTCCGGGCAGTGATGTTGCTCAGATGAGCCTGCTGGGGTACAACCCGTATGAATTCTACACCGGAAGAGCCCCTATTGAGGCCGCTGCTATGGGGATTGAGCTCACGCAGGAAGACTTCGTATTCCGATGCAATCTGGTTACATACTCAGACGGGAATATGGCAGACCACAGCGCAGGGCACATATCCACCAACGAAGGCAGGCAGATAATCGAAGAGCTTCAAAAACAGCTCGGCTCGGATAAGGTGCGTTTCTATCCGGGCGTGAGCTACAGGCATCTGTGCGTGGTAAAGGGGATGGATTTCGATGTAAAAACCCTTCCGCCCCACGACAATATCGGCAGGCCGGTAAAAAAGATTGTCCCGTCGGGCAAAAACAGCGCATTTTTGAGAGATCTGATGGAGAAAAGCAGGCTGGTGATAGACCAGATGGAGATAAACAAAATCCGTACAGACCTCGGGGAGAATCCTGTGAGCTCGATATGGCTCTGGGGCGAAGGGAAAAGGGCGAGTATGGAAAGCTTCAAGGCCAAGTACGGCCTTAAAGGGGCTTCTATCACGGCTGTTGACCTTGTTCGGGGGCTCTCGAAGCTGATCGGCTTTGAGGTTATAAATGTGGAAGGTGCTACCGGTCTTGCAGACACCAATTACGAAGGCAAGGCGGAGGCAGCAGCCGAGGCTCTCGACGAGAATGATATTGTATTCCTGCACCTCGAGGGGCCGGATGAGGCAGGCCATTCCGGCGATGCAGAGCTCAAGAAAACCGCCCTTGAAAGGATAGACAGCAGGATTATCGCACCTCTTTCAAAGAAGCTTGAAGGCTATGATGAGTGGAAGATTCTCGTAATGCCGGACCACCCTACGCCTGTGAGCACAAGAGGGCATACTGCTGAGCCAGTGCCGTTTATGATAAGCGGAACTATCGAACGCCCTGATGTCCAAGGCAGGGCCTTCAGTGAATTGAATGCGGCCGGTTCAGGCCTCCATATAGCAAGGGGCTATGAACTGATGGAATATTTTCTAAAAATGTAA
- a CDS encoding homoserine dehydrogenase: MNEKRIRIGIAGFGTVGCGVAKILFDQKETIQQKTGANLELAKIVDLDITTPRSVDVPEELLSTDIDDIACDESIDIAVVLVGGTTAAKDIQIKMLQSGKNVVTANKALLAKHGAELFSVARENNVCIAFEASCAGGIPIISAIRTGLAANDIERIYGILNGTSNYILTCMEQNGDDFPDVLERAQELGYAEADPTLDINGGDCGHKLAIIASLCFGCEFEFADVTYEGIEKIAITDIECGREMGYSLKLLGVAEKQPCGEYTLQVSPSFVASDEIIAQVPGPFNAVSLFGNCVGHTMYYGRGAGMMPTASAVTADIIEIVSGNSKQLFDNLKLKPREETKPLVADIKDQQKRFYIRIQAKDEPGVLAKMSSALGENGISIRGALQQEAPAQKNYVTVVITTHKTSRNMIDDALKKIDEMNIIAGEPVCIQIVEIPGDEG; this comes from the coding sequence ATGAATGAAAAGAGAATCAGAATAGGAATCGCGGGTTTTGGGACGGTCGGCTGCGGCGTTGCAAAGATCCTCTTCGACCAGAAAGAAACCATCCAGCAGAAAACCGGAGCAAATCTCGAGCTTGCAAAGATTGTGGATTTAGACATCACAACCCCTCGCTCAGTAGATGTGCCTGAAGAGCTGCTGTCCACAGACATAGACGATATAGCCTGCGATGAGAGCATTGACATTGCAGTTGTGCTGGTAGGCGGTACGACGGCCGCCAAAGACATCCAGATTAAGATGCTCCAAAGCGGAAAAAACGTTGTTACAGCGAATAAGGCTCTTCTTGCCAAACATGGTGCGGAGCTTTTCAGCGTTGCCCGTGAGAATAACGTCTGCATAGCATTCGAGGCCAGCTGCGCAGGCGGGATCCCGATAATCAGCGCAATAAGAACGGGCCTCGCTGCAAATGATATAGAACGAATCTACGGCATCCTCAACGGCACAAGCAATTATATTCTCACCTGCATGGAGCAAAACGGCGATGATTTCCCGGACGTTCTGGAAAGGGCTCAGGAGCTCGGTTATGCCGAAGCAGACCCCACGCTGGATATAAACGGCGGAGACTGCGGGCACAAACTCGCTATCATTGCGAGTCTTTGTTTCGGCTGCGAGTTTGAATTTGCAGACGTAACTTACGAAGGCATAGAGAAGATTGCCATCACAGATATCGAATGCGGAAGAGAAATGGGATACAGCCTCAAGCTCTTGGGCGTTGCAGAGAAGCAGCCCTGCGGGGAATACACGCTTCAGGTTAGCCCTTCTTTCGTGGCTTCTGATGAGATAATAGCTCAGGTTCCCGGGCCGTTCAATGCGGTAAGCCTTTTCGGAAACTGCGTAGGCCATACGATGTACTACGGACGCGGGGCTGGCATGATGCCCACAGCAAGCGCAGTTACCGCTGATATTATCGAAATCGTATCGGGCAATTCAAAGCAGCTCTTCGATAACCTCAAACTCAAGCCCAGAGAAGAAACAAAGCCTCTGGTTGCAGATATCAAAGACCAGCAGAAACGCTTCTATATAAGGATTCAGGCCAAAGACGAGCCGGGCGTTCTGGCGAAGATGTCCTCGGCGCTGGGCGAGAACGGGATAAGCATCAGAGGGGCCCTCCAGCAGGAGGCTCCCGCACAGAAAAATTATGTTACGGTGGTAATTACTACTCACAAAACCTCCCGCAATATGATTGATGATGCCCTTAAAAAGATTGATGAGATGAATATAATCGCCGGCGAGCCGGTTTGCATACAGATAGTTGAAATCCCGGGGGATGAGGGGTGA
- a CDS encoding ELM1/GtrOC1 family putative glycosyltransferase: MEKVLIISDGKPGHVNQARALCSIMGWECIEAVAEYRLKAFKAAGYLLDSVRLHSSLPFTLTFSSSGERAEAENMPAGITRIAAVSSGAYYPAKVLANRLGVEVIALMLPRGIRKSDFSHIFCPSYDNPPRAENITPVPITLCSRGESFYAQKAGEFTEKTGMKGPSASVIIGGENAYGRIEPEKIRGQLEKIFEKTPNLEHWLTTSRRTSRKVEKTAASFPFDYKLIFSESRYNPIPAFIGMSEYIFVTSDSSSMISECVSTGSAKVEVLKNEPKRKSKFDRFLAELQAEGCVHIFDGTLGDADRKINLEEKIRSVLED; encoded by the coding sequence ATGGAAAAAGTTTTAATCATAAGCGACGGCAAACCCGGCCACGTCAATCAGGCCAGAGCATTATGCAGCATTATGGGCTGGGAATGCATTGAGGCAGTTGCCGAATACAGGCTCAAGGCATTCAAGGCAGCGGGCTATCTGCTCGATTCGGTCAGGCTGCATTCGAGCCTTCCGTTCACACTCACCTTCAGCAGCTCAGGCGAGCGGGCAGAAGCAGAGAATATGCCTGCTGGGATCACCAGAATCGCAGCGGTGAGCTCGGGTGCATACTATCCGGCCAAGGTGCTCGCAAATCGCCTCGGGGTTGAGGTGATTGCTTTGATGCTCCCTCGGGGCATACGCAAATCAGACTTCTCGCATATCTTCTGCCCATCCTACGACAATCCCCCTCGTGCGGAGAACATAACACCTGTGCCAATCACGCTCTGCAGCAGGGGCGAAAGCTTTTACGCCCAGAAAGCTGGCGAATTCACAGAGAAAACCGGCATGAAAGGCCCCTCTGCAAGCGTTATAATCGGGGGGGAAAATGCGTACGGAAGAATCGAGCCGGAGAAGATTCGAGGTCAGCTCGAGAAAATCTTCGAGAAAACCCCCAATCTCGAGCACTGGCTCACAACATCCCGCCGCACAAGCAGAAAGGTAGAAAAGACAGCCGCTTCTTTCCCGTTCGATTATAAGCTGATCTTCTCTGAAAGCCGGTACAACCCCATCCCAGCGTTTATAGGAATGAGCGAATACATCTTCGTTACCAGCGATTCATCTTCTATGATCAGCGAATGCGTCAGTACGGGCAGTGCGAAGGTGGAGGTGCTCAAAAACGAGCCGAAAAGAAAGAGCAAATTCGACAGATTCCTCGCAGAGCTTCAAGCAGAAGGCTGCGTACACATATTCGACGGCACAT